DNA from Eucalyptus grandis isolate ANBG69807.140 chromosome 5, ASM1654582v1, whole genome shotgun sequence:
TAGTTGGCAAGATCAATTGGTTAGGTACAGGAAGTAGAGTCGTAATTAcaacaagaaacaaaagtatCCTAGAGAGTGGAGAGAAAATCATACTCTATGAATTGAGAGAAATAAATTCTAATCAAGCACTTCAGCTTTTTATAAATCATGCATTcaaagaagaatctcctagagaCGATTATTATGATAGACTTTCAAGGGATATTGTTTCCACCATTGGAGGACTTCCTTTGATCATTAAGGTCATAGGTTCATTTCTTCGTGGAAAGCATGAAACTATATGGAAAGACACACTAGAAAAGTTAAGGAGCATTGATAATAAAGATGTCCACTGGATGTTGAAAATCAGCTTTGACGCCTTAAATTTCAAGCAAAAgcagatttttcttgatattgcatgtcTTTCCTTCCATGAGGAGGAGATTAATGCATCTTACATGTGGGAAGATTGCAACTTTTTTCCACAAATAGAAATTGAAGTCCTCAGTTCTCTATCATTGATACATATTAGAGAGAATGGTGGGTTATGGATGCATGACATGCTAAAAGACCTAGGGCGCCATATTGTCCATGAGGAAAACCTGGATCCAGGAAAGCGTAGCAGATTGTGGATTTCTGAGGAAGCTATGGACATTTTGAAAACAAGAGAGGTATTACAATAAGAGCAAAAATTCGGTCTCTCTTTGCATAAAACTATTTAAGATGCAATTTCTACCATGTGAATAAGGGCAATTGAAAGCTCTTTCTAATTGTGTGTATTTGGCAGAATAAAGGAAATATTGAAGCACTCAGTCTAACTGGAGATCCTACTCTAGTCATATTTACTGATGAAGATTTCACAAGGCTGCCAAATCTAAGATTCCTTGACTTAGATGGGTGGAGCTTTATTGGAGACTTTACTGATCTCTTTTCAAAGTTAAGATGGTTTTCTTGGTGCTATTGTCCTCCAGATTTACTCGCAACTAATCTATTCCCACAAAACTTAGTTGTCCTCCAACTCTCTAAATTTAACAATGCCAATGATTGGGCGGGGTGGAGCCAAATTAAGGTATGTATGTtgtcatgcatttttttggCAGCTACATTGTCAAACAACATTGTaatgctttaatttttttcgcaGAAGCTTCACAATTTGAAAGTTCTACAGCTGATATGTCTAAACATAGGAAAAATCGACTTGTCCGGGTGCTTTACTCTGGAAAGATTGATAATTAAAGAATGTCGAGAACTGATTCAAATTGATCGCTCCATTGGGAAACTACAACAACTGAATTTCTTGAGTATTGAGGGTTGCCACCGACTAACAGATCTCCCTCGCGAATTTGGCCTGCTGGTGAAGC
Protein-coding regions in this window:
- the LOC120293898 gene encoding TMV resistance protein N-like, translated to MELLDYDFGCVRCLGIHGPAAIGKTTLAKALFDQLISNFDWYCFLQDVRGSSRRHGLVFLQKKLLFDILDETKSMIDIDDIDDERPTDDINDINDINDIDDGMMVIRKKLHGKKVLIVLDDVDHREQFEKLVGKINWLGTGSRVVITTRNKSILESGEKIILYELREINSNQALQLFINHAFKEESPRDDYYDRLSRDIVSTIGGLPLIIKVIGSFLRGKHETIWKDTLEKLRSIDNKDVHWMLKISFDALNFKQKQIFLDIACLSFHEEEINASYMWEDCNFFPQIEIEVLSSLSLIHIRENGGLWMHDMLKDLGRHIVHEENLDPGKRSRLWISEEAMDILKTREVLQ